The nucleotide sequence AGAGGATAATGATAATCCAACTATTGGTTTATTAATTTGCAAATCAAAAGATGATACTGTTGTTGAATACTCTTTTAAAGATATAAAAAAGCCAATCGGAATTAGTGAGTATCAATTAACAAAAATTTTGCCTGATCAATATAAATCTTCTCTGCCAACAATTGAAGAAATTGAAGCAGAATTATCATTTGAAATTATTGAGTGAAATGCAGG is from Candidatus Cloacimonadota bacterium and encodes:
- a CDS encoding PDDEXK nuclease domain-containing protein produces the protein EDNDNPTIGLLICKSKDDTVVEYSFKDIKKPIGISEYQLTKILPDQYKSSLPTIEEIEAELSFEIIE